Part of the Micromonospora rhizosphaerae genome is shown below.
TCGACCGCCGCGGCCGCGAGGATGATCAGACCGACCCGCAGCAGGACGGCCTCCTGGATGCCGAAGCGGGTGTACTCGCCGGCGGAATACATCATGCCGGCCACCGCGCTGGCCGTGCTCGCCAGCGCGACCAGCGCGCCGGCGGCCGCCAGCCAGCGGGCCCGTCTGAACGCCCGGGCCAGCAGGCCGACGGCGAGCGCCACCAGGAACACCACGCTCGCCTGGGGCAGCACCCGGTCCCGGTCCGGGAAGAAGACCTGCTCCGGGAAGGCGGGCAGGCCCGGCACGGGGGCGGCGTACCGGCCCTCGGTGCCGGCCAGCGAGACCGGCAGGACCTTGAGCACCTGCTCGGTGTATTCCTTCGGGTGGGCCCGCGCGTACCGGTAGCCGACGGATCCCCTTTCCCGCGCCGCCCAGTCCATCAGGGCCGGACAGTCACGGTAGGCCTTGATGAACGGGCCCATCGCCCAGTACCGGCCCGCGGCCACCCGCTCCGCCTGCGCGCACCGGGGCATCCCGAACTCGTCCTGGTATGCCGCCTTGACCTGCGGGTCGTTCATCACCTGGAACCGCAGCCGATAGACGAACGTCGCCTCCGAGAGGCTCAGGCCGGTGCCCCAGGAGCGGTAGCTCTGGTCGACGACCGGCACGATGGCGGCCTGCCAGCCGACCGCGCCGAGCAGCACCGCCGTGGCGAGGAGCGCGCTCCACCGGTACCGCCGAAGCAGCGCGTGACCGACCAGGACGACGACGAGCAGCAGGACGTACGGCAGCACGTCCTGCCGGGTGAACGTCCACCAGAATGCGACCAGTACCAGCGCGCCGAGCGCCAGCCGGGAGCGGGTCGTGACCCAGATCGTGAGCAGCGCCAGCGCGGCGATGCCGAGGCTGATGGACAGCGACTCGGAGAGCAGGGCGTGGTCCCACGGATAGATGGACCGGCTCAGCGCCAGGCAGAGCAGCGCCGTGGCGGCCAGGATCCGCGCCGGCAGCGACCGCAGCCGCGCCCAGCAGGCACCGGTCAGCAGCGACCAGGCCAGGGTGCTGATCGTCCACTGCAGCGCCACGCGGGCCGGATCGGTGCCGACCAACGCGTAGAGCAGTGGGACGCCCCACGGGCGCGGCGCGTGGCCGGTGAAGGAGAGCGTCTCGATGGGCAGGTCGGGCCGGGCGCTGTAGGAGCCGGTGTCGACGGAGGTGAAGAGGGTGTAACCGGTCAGGATCCGGACCCGCGCGGCCAGGTAGACCGCGAGCAGCACGACGAGCGGCAGGTGGCGCCAGGGCAGGCGCCGCAGCGACCACCGTGGCGTTGAAGCCGGCGGGCGGACATCTTCCGTGGCTTCGGGAGCCTCGGTGACCATAGGGGATCCTCACCGTCCGTAAAGTTGATCTCCGGAAGGGTATCCAGGGTGGGTCTGTCCCGTGTGCCCCGTACCCTCCCGGCGCAGAGATACCCGGGCGGAATTGGTCGGTTCGGCCGGCCTGCCGCGCCCGTACGGGGGAGTTCGGCTGCTCCCTTCGTACCGACGTTTGTCGGGGGTTTCGACGGGAACGGCAGCAGGCATGACGAAACCTCGTGTGGTGATCGTGGGGGCCGGGTTCGCCGGATACCACGCGGCGAAGACGTTGAGCCGCCTGGCTGCCAAGCGGGCCGAGATCGTGCTGCTGAACTCGACCGACTACTTCCTGTACCTGCCGCTGCTGCCCGAGGTCGCCGCCGGGGTGGTCGAACCGACCCGGATCGCAGTGCCGCTGTCCGGCACCCTCAACGGCGTTCGGGTGGTGATCGGCGAGGCCAACCGGGTCGACCTGCAGAACCGCTGGGTCGGCTACCGCAACGCGGAGGGGGACGGTGGTCAGCTCGCGTACGACCGGCTCGTGCTCGCCGTCGGCAGCGTCAACAAGCTGCTACCGATCCCCGGGGTGACCGACTACGCGCACGGCTTCCGCGGCCTGCCCGAGGCGCTCTACCTGCACGACCACGTGATCCGGCAGATCGAGCTGGCCGAGCTGACCGAGGACCCGGCCGAGCAGCGCGCCCGCACCACCTTCGTGGTGGTCGGCGCCGGCTACACCGGCACCGAGGTCGCCGCGCACGGGCAGCTCTTCACCGACCGGCTCGTCTCCCAGCGTCCGCACCTGAACATCCGCCCGCGCTGGATGCTGCTCGACGTGGCTCCCCGGCCGCTGCCCGAGCTGGGCAAGCGGATGTCCGACACCGCGGACCGGGTGCTCCGGCGGCGCGGGGTGGACGTACGCATGGGCACCTCGGTGTCCGAGGCGACCCCGGACGGGGTGATGCTGACCGACGGCCAGTACGTGCCCACCTGCAGCCTGGTCTGGTGCGTCGGGGTACGCCCCGACCCCTTCGTCGCCGAGCTGGGGCTGCGCACCGAGCAGGGGCGCCTGGTGGTCGACGAGTACCTGAACGTCCCCGGCTTCCCCGAGGTGTACGCCTGCGGCGACGCGGCCGCCGTTCCCGACCCGACCCGTCCCGGCCAGATCAGCACGATGACCGCCCAGCACGCGCAGCGGCAGGGCAAGCTGGCGGCGCACAACATCGCCGCCTCCTACGGCCAGGGCACCCGCAAGCCGTACAAGCACCGCGAGCTGGGCTGGGTGGTCGACCTGGGCGGCCGGGACGCCGCCGCGAACCCGCTGAACGTGTCGCTGTCCGGCCTGCCCGCGAAGGCGGTCACCCGGGGCTACCACCTGTATGCCATGCCGAGCAACCGGGCCCGGGTGGGGGCCGACTGGCTGCTCGACGCCACCCTGCAGCGCCCCGCCGTCCAGCTCGGCCTGGTGCCGGCCAACGCCGTACCGCTGGAGAGCGAGTCCCCCGAGGTGGTGCGCCGGGCCTGAGGGTCACCCACCGGCCGGCGGGCTCGCCGTCCCGGAGTCCCGACCGCCGGCCCGCCCCTGCTCCGGCCCGACGGTGTGGCCGGCCGACGCACGCCAGCCGGCCGGGCCGAACTCGCGCAGCAGGACCTGAACGATCCCGGCCGCGGGGATGGCCAGCAGAGCGCCCAGCAGACCGGCCAGCTCGGCGGCGAGCAGCGCGCTGACCAGGA
Proteins encoded:
- a CDS encoding NAD(P)/FAD-dependent oxidoreductase; protein product: MTKPRVVIVGAGFAGYHAAKTLSRLAAKRAEIVLLNSTDYFLYLPLLPEVAAGVVEPTRIAVPLSGTLNGVRVVIGEANRVDLQNRWVGYRNAEGDGGQLAYDRLVLAVGSVNKLLPIPGVTDYAHGFRGLPEALYLHDHVIRQIELAELTEDPAEQRARTTFVVVGAGYTGTEVAAHGQLFTDRLVSQRPHLNIRPRWMLLDVAPRPLPELGKRMSDTADRVLRRRGVDVRMGTSVSEATPDGVMLTDGQYVPTCSLVWCVGVRPDPFVAELGLRTEQGRLVVDEYLNVPGFPEVYACGDAAAVPDPTRPGQISTMTAQHAQRQGKLAAHNIAASYGQGTRKPYKHRELGWVVDLGGRDAAANPLNVSLSGLPAKAVTRGYHLYAMPSNRARVGADWLLDATLQRPAVQLGLVPANAVPLESESPEVVRRA